One segment of Desulfovulcanus ferrireducens DNA contains the following:
- a CDS encoding CoB--CoM heterodisulfide reductase iron-sulfur subunit B family protein, translating to MEIAYFPGCTLKTTAKSFETSALAIAESLGLDIKELPEWTCCGTVYSLAEDDLMKQLGPIRTLARAEGLGYSTLTTLCSMCYNTLVQAKQFVAGDSVRLQKINNFMEEESDYTGTVEIKHFLTLLMELGLDRLKEAVQRDLAGRKIACYYGCLLLRPESASIDDCEQPQILEQLMQALGAEPVFFPYQVECCGSYLTAVKPDIVARRAYRILENARENGAEAIITSCPLCSFNLKDRQKNIKAIYPGFKDIPVYYFTEIMSEALGITKTVENS from the coding sequence ATGGAGATTGCTTATTTTCCCGGATGCACGTTGAAGACGACAGCAAAATCTTTTGAGACATCAGCCTTAGCTATAGCCGAGTCATTAGGTCTTGATATTAAAGAACTGCCAGAATGGACTTGTTGTGGAACAGTCTATTCATTGGCCGAAGACGATTTAATGAAGCAGTTAGGTCCGATAAGGACTCTGGCTAGGGCAGAAGGCTTAGGTTATAGCACACTGACAACTCTTTGCTCAATGTGTTATAACACACTAGTTCAGGCGAAGCAATTTGTTGCAGGAGACTCGGTTCGGCTCCAGAAGATAAATAATTTTATGGAAGAAGAGTCTGACTATACGGGTACGGTGGAGATTAAACATTTTTTGACTCTTCTCATGGAGCTGGGCTTAGATAGGCTTAAGGAAGCAGTGCAAAGGGATTTGGCGGGCAGAAAAATTGCCTGTTATTATGGATGTTTACTATTGCGTCCAGAGAGTGCATCAATTGATGATTGCGAACAGCCACAAATTTTAGAGCAGCTCATGCAAGCCTTAGGCGCTGAACCGGTATTTTTCCCGTACCAGGTTGAATGCTGTGGTAGTTATTTAACAGCGGTAAAACCTGATATTGTGGCCAGGCGCGCATACAGGATTTTAGAGAATGCGAGAGAAAATGGTGCGGAGGCGATCATAACAAGTTGTCCTTTATGTTCGTTTAATCTCAAAGACCGCCAAAAAAATATTAAGGCCATTTATCCAGGTTTTAAAGATATACCTGTGTATTATTTTACGGAAATTATGTCCGAAGCATTAGGAATTACAAAAACAGTGGAGAACAGCTAA
- the mdh gene encoding malate dehydrogenase: protein MRRHKVSIIGAGMVGSTTAHCLAQKDIADIVLLDIKDGLAAGKGLDLFEASPINAFHGQIQGTTDFAQTKGSDLVVITAGLPRKPGMSRKELIGINGKIVVNAVKECINYSPEAKIIIVTNPVDALTYAAKKLVGLPHSQIMGMSGMLDSSRLRTFIAMELDVSPQDVKAMVIGAHTGSNMIPLLRLANVNTVPLPELLEQEKWPKIIDRTKNAGAEIVSLLQIGSAYYAPAEATTEMVDAILRDKKRLMPCSVCLEGEYGLSDCALCVPVILGKEGVEKVVEIKLTDEEMQEMVKGANVIKEMIECIEV, encoded by the coding sequence ATGCGCAGACATAAGGTATCGATTATTGGTGCTGGAATGGTAGGTTCTACAACTGCTCATTGTTTAGCTCAAAAAGATATAGCAGACATAGTATTATTGGACATCAAAGACGGCCTCGCTGCGGGCAAGGGTCTGGATCTATTTGAAGCCTCCCCAATTAATGCATTTCATGGTCAAATTCAGGGAACAACGGATTTTGCCCAGACCAAGGGCTCAGATTTAGTGGTGATAACAGCTGGTTTGCCACGTAAGCCTGGCATGTCCAGAAAGGAATTGATAGGAATTAACGGTAAAATTGTTGTCAATGCTGTTAAAGAGTGTATAAACTACTCACCAGAAGCAAAAATTATTATTGTCACTAATCCTGTTGATGCCTTGACCTATGCAGCCAAGAAACTAGTAGGTTTGCCACATTCTCAGATTATGGGTATGTCAGGGATGTTAGATTCTAGCCGGTTACGTACCTTTATCGCTATGGAATTAGATGTTTCCCCTCAGGATGTTAAAGCAATGGTAATCGGAGCCCACACAGGGTCAAATATGATTCCTTTGCTTCGTCTAGCCAATGTTAATACAGTTCCATTGCCTGAATTGCTGGAACAGGAAAAGTGGCCAAAGATAATAGATAGGACAAAGAACGCAGGAGCCGAGATAGTTAGTTTATTACAGATCGGTAGCGCCTATTATGCTCCAGCTGAAGCAACAACAGAGATGGTTGATGCAATTTTGCGTGATAAGAAGCGCCTTATGCCATGTTCCGTATGCCTGGAAGGAGAATATGGTTTGTCAGATTGTGCTCTTTGCGTACCTGTAATTTTAGGAAAAGAAGGGGTCGAGAAGGTTGTTGAGATAAAACTCACTGATGAAGAAATGCAAGAAATGGTCAAAGGTGCTAATGTAATTAAAGAGATGATTGAGTGTATCGAGGTTTGA
- a CDS encoding citrate/2-methylcitrate synthase yields the protein MSKPEYCLFDRNTQAIIYGYQQRAIQRMLDFDYICRRETPSVAAIVAPTRKNGYHKCFFGNKEILIPIYREFDEAVEKHANADVVVNFSSYRSAYPTTMDALAKDTIRTVAIIAEGIPERYARIIAATAKEMNKCVIGPATVGGIAAGAFKIGNSAGTLENIIRCKLYRPGSVAFVSTSGGLFNELNNIISQATNGVYEGIAVGGDLYPGSTFIDHCLRYEANPDIKMMVVLGELGGKKEYEVIEAMKAGRITKPVVAWCTGTCAKLFPGEVQFGHAGARAGDDSETAEAKNRAFKEAGAIVPKSFDELRKVIRETFEDLKAKGVIPELEEPEVPPVPEDFAEAKAKGKVRRATSFICTISDDSGEEATYNDIPISSVVEQGMGIGDVIGLLWLKCRLPKWASEYIEMCIKIVADHGPCVSGAHNAIVASRAGKDLVSSLASGLLTIGPRFGGAIDGAAYYFRKFCDEGKTPRQMVNEMKAAGTLIQGIGHKIKSVRNPDKRVELLKNYAKENFPSTKYLDYALEVEKVTTAKRGNLILNVDGCIGVLFVDLLANLGFSSEEIGEIIDAGTLNAVFVLGRSIGIIGHILDQKRLKAGLYRHPMDDILYATEPPREVR from the coding sequence ATGTCAAAACCGGAATATTGTTTGTTTGATAGAAATACCCAGGCCATTATTTATGGCTATCAGCAAAGGGCAATCCAGCGGATGCTGGACTTTGACTATATCTGTAGGCGCGAGACCCCCAGTGTGGCCGCCATTGTGGCTCCAACGCGTAAGAACGGTTACCATAAATGTTTTTTTGGCAACAAGGAAATCTTGATCCCAATTTACAGGGAGTTTGATGAAGCTGTTGAAAAGCATGCAAATGCTGATGTAGTGGTCAATTTTTCATCCTATCGTTCTGCCTATCCCACCACTATGGATGCTCTGGCCAAGGACACCATCCGTACTGTGGCTATTATTGCTGAAGGCATCCCCGAAAGATATGCCCGTATAATCGCGGCTACAGCCAAAGAGATGAACAAGTGCGTTATTGGCCCAGCCACAGTAGGCGGAATTGCTGCCGGAGCCTTTAAAATAGGAAACTCAGCAGGAACCCTGGAAAATATTATTCGTTGCAAACTCTATCGTCCTGGCAGCGTTGCTTTTGTTTCTACATCAGGTGGTCTGTTTAACGAGTTGAATAATATTATTTCTCAGGCCACAAATGGAGTTTATGAAGGAATAGCTGTCGGTGGCGATTTATATCCTGGCTCGACCTTTATTGATCATTGTTTGCGTTATGAAGCCAATCCGGACATCAAGATGATGGTAGTCCTTGGTGAGCTGGGTGGTAAGAAAGAGTATGAAGTAATAGAGGCCATGAAGGCCGGTAGAATTACCAAGCCTGTTGTTGCATGGTGTACAGGTACCTGTGCCAAGCTTTTCCCGGGCGAGGTACAATTTGGTCATGCAGGCGCGAGGGCCGGCGATGATTCCGAGACCGCAGAGGCCAAAAACAGGGCCTTTAAGGAAGCTGGTGCCATTGTCCCCAAATCATTTGATGAGCTCAGGAAGGTCATCAGGGAAACTTTTGAGGACTTGAAGGCCAAGGGGGTTATTCCTGAGTTAGAGGAGCCTGAAGTTCCACCTGTTCCTGAAGATTTTGCCGAGGCTAAAGCTAAAGGCAAGGTGCGCCGCGCAACCAGTTTTATCTGTACCATCAGCGATGATAGCGGCGAAGAAGCTACATATAATGATATTCCCATTAGCTCGGTTGTCGAGCAGGGGATGGGTATTGGAGATGTCATTGGTTTGCTTTGGCTAAAATGCCGTTTACCGAAATGGGCTAGCGAATATATCGAAATGTGTATAAAGATTGTTGCTGATCATGGCCCCTGTGTCTCTGGTGCCCACAATGCTATCGTTGCTTCCAGAGCTGGAAAGGATCTGGTTTCCTCACTGGCAAGCGGACTCCTGACGATTGGACCCAGATTTGGCGGGGCTATTGACGGCGCTGCCTATTATTTCCGCAAGTTCTGTGACGAAGGGAAAACTCCCAGGCAGATGGTTAACGAGATGAAGGCTGCCGGTACCTTGATTCAAGGTATTGGACATAAAATCAAGAGTGTACGTAATCCTGACAAGCGGGTTGAACTGCTTAAGAATTATGCCAAAGAGAACTTCCCTTCGACCAAATATCTGGACTATGCCCTTGAAGTAGAAAAGGTGACCACGGCTAAGAGGGGCAACCTGATTTTGAATGTAGATGGATGTATTGGGGTTTTGTTTGTGGATTTGCTGGCGAACTTAGGGTTCAGTTCAGAGGAAATCGGCGAAATCATTGATGCCGGAACATTGAATGCAGTTTTTGTTCTTGGCCGCAGTATTGGCATAATCGGTCATATTCTGGACCAAAAACGGCTCAAAGCCGGGCTTTATCGCCATCCAATGGATGATATCTTATATGCTACAGAGCCCCCACGCGAAGTACGCTAA
- a CDS encoding 4Fe-4S dicluster domain-containing protein — protein sequence MRVALNLQDNLLKKVEEISGENVFACYQCGKCSAGCPMVAEMDLLPNQVIRFLQIGAGEAVLEKRTIWLCASCFTCAARCPKGVNLARMMEGVRVTILRQSNADQVTPPEMVKEPLPQIALISALRKFTT from the coding sequence TTGCGCGTTGCCTTAAATCTTCAGGACAATTTACTGAAAAAGGTCGAGGAAATAAGTGGCGAAAATGTTTTTGCCTGCTACCAGTGCGGTAAGTGTTCTGCAGGCTGTCCAATGGTTGCAGAAATGGACCTCTTACCCAATCAGGTGATCCGTTTTCTGCAGATTGGCGCGGGTGAGGCAGTATTAGAAAAGCGCACTATATGGCTTTGCGCCAGTTGTTTTACTTGCGCAGCTCGCTGTCCTAAGGGTGTAAATTTAGCCAGGATGATGGAAGGAGTACGTGTGACTATCTTGCGCCAGAGTAATGCCGATCAGGTTACCCCACCTGAAATGGTCAAAGAGCCACTTCCTCAGATAGCGTTAATCAGTGCCCTGCGCAAATTTACAACTTAG